From one Rhodamnia argentea isolate NSW1041297 chromosome 1, ASM2092103v1, whole genome shotgun sequence genomic stretch:
- the LOC115745197 gene encoding two-component response regulator ARR14-like, producing MEGLTHNENSNVSSEDGDQFPKGLRVLVVDDDITCLHLLEKMLQRCSYQVTKCQRGEDALSMIRERKGWFDIVLTDVHMPGMDGVQLLAEIGNMGITLPVVLFSCDAEKDTVLKGVNSGACDFLVKPIQISTLTILWQHVLRSNRRSSNNSIKELETLHALTTSSSIDTRAQAENEEEENSKSLKRSSEDEVDHGQSQSRVKKPRMVWTPELNQMFIMAVNSLGNDDAKPKKILQIMRKMAGVPHLTRQNVSSHLQKYRTGSKKIGEASEHQSAHSSLLDSPGFANPAHSAPPSSSLIGYQMGLQSQPIAPLQQPNPIQSCGRQQQMTESGQCRSYAHEPFVGFTSPMNNSTHPPHDQTYLTQNIFDDLGFWEDGAFLDSYIHDIGAM from the exons ATGGAAGGGTTGACCCACAACGAAAATAGTAATGTTTCGAGCGAGGATGGTGATCAATTCCCAAAGGGTTTAAGGGTTCTTGTGGTTGACGACGACATCACCTGTCTCCACCTTCTGGAGAAGATGCTTCAACGTTGCTCGTACCAAG TGACCAAGTGCCAGCGAGGAGAGGATGCGCTGTCCATGATTCGAGAGAGGAAGGGCTGGTTCGATATTGTCTTGACCGATGTTCACATGCCTGGCATGGATGGAGTTCAGCTTCTCGCCGAGATTGGTAACATGGGGATAACCTTGCCTGTAGTCT TGTTTTCATGCGATGCTGAAAAGGACACTGTCCTGAAAGGAGTGAACAGCGGGGCTTGCGACTTTCTAGTGAAGCCAATTCAAATCAGCACCCTCACGATCCTATGGCAACATGTGCTACGGAGCAACCGAAGGTCAAGCAACAATTCTATTAAAGAATTGGAGACACTGCATGCCCTGACCACATCTTCATCTATCGACACCCGTGCTCAGGCGGAgaatgaggaagaagagaattCTAAAAGCTTGAAAAGGAGCAGCGAAGATGAAGTCGATCATGGCCAGAGCCAAAGCAGGGTGAAGAAACCCCGCATGGTATGGACACCTGAGCTGAACCAGATGTTCATCATGGCCGTCAACAGTCTCGGAAACGACG ATGCCAAACCCAAGAAAATATTGCAGATTATGAGGAAAATGGCTGGTGTTCCTCATCTCACTAGGCAAAATGTCTCCAGCCACCTTCAG AAATACCGCACGGGCTCTAAGAAGATAGGGGAAGCCTCGGAGCATCAAAGTGCACATTCTTCTCTCCTTGACAGCCCTGGCTTTGCCAATCCGGCTCATTCCGCTCCACCGTCATCATCATTAATCGGGTACCAAATGGGGCTCCAATCACAACCGATTGCCCCGTTGCAGCAGCCGAACCCAATCCAAAGCTGCGGTCGCCAACAGCAAATGACTGAATCGGGTCAATGCCGATCGTATGCTCATGAGCCATTCGTTGGGTTCACCTCGCCAATGAATAACAGCACACACCCTCCTCATGATCAAACGTATTTAACTCAGAATATCTTTGACGATCTTGGCTTTTGGGAAGACGGTGCCTTTCTTGACAGCTACATCCATGACATCGGCGCCATGTAG
- the LOC115745199 gene encoding two-component response regulator ARR14-like isoform X2, with amino-acid sequence MEGVTHNENSNVLSEDGDQFPKGLRVLVVDDDVTCLHLLEKMLQHCSYQATKCQRGEDALSMIRERKGWFDIVLTDVHMPGIDGLQLLAEIANMGVTLPVVLFSSDAEKDTVLKGVNSGACDFLVKPIQISTLKILWQHVLRSNRRSSNNSIKGLETLHALTTSSSIDTRALAENEEEENSKSLKRSSEDEADHGQSQSPAKKPRMVWTPELNQMFIMAVNSLSNDDAKPKKILQIMRKMAGVPHLTRQNVSSHLQKYRTSSKKIGEASDHQSAHSSLLDSPGFANLTHSAPPSSSLIGYQMGLQSQPIAPLQQPNPIQSCGRQQQMTESGQCRSYAHEPFVGFTSPMNNSTHPPHDQTYLVQDIFDDLGFWEDGAFLDSYIHDIGAM; translated from the exons ATGGAAGGGGTGACCCACAACGAGAATAGTAATGTTTTGAGTGAGGATGGTGATCAATTCCCAAAGGGTTTAAGGGTTCTTGTGGTTGACGACGACGTCACCTGTCTCCACCTTCTGGAGAAGATGCTTCAACATTGCTCGTACCAAG CGACCAAGTGCCAGCGAGGAGAGGATGCGTTGTCCATGATTCGAGAGAGGAAGGGCTGGTTCGATATTGTCTTGACGGATGTTCACATGCCTGGCATTGATGGACTTCAGCTCCTCGCCGAGATTGCTAACATGGGGGTAACCTTGCCTGTAGTCT TGTTTTCAAGCGATGCTGAAAAGGACACTGTCCTGAAAGGAGTGAACAGCGGGGCTTGCGACTTTCTAGTGAAGCCAATTCAAATCAGCACCCTCAAGATCCTATGGCAACATGTGCTACGGAGCAACCGAAGGTCAAGCAACAATtctattaaaggattggagacgcTGCACGCCCTGACCACATCTTCATCTATCGACACCCGTGCTCTGGCAGAgaatgaggaagaagagaattCTAAAAGCTTGAAAAGGAGCAGCGAAGATGAAGCCGATCATGGCCAGAGCCAAAGCCCAGCGAAGAAACCCCGCATGGTATGGACACCTGAGCTGAACCAGATGTTCATCATGGCCGTCAACAGTCTCAGTAACGATG ATGCCAAACCCAAGAAGATATTGCAGATTATGAGGAAAATGGCTGGTGTTCCTCATCTCACTCGGCAAAATGTCTCCAGCCACCTTCAG AAATACCGCACGAGCTCTAAGAAGATAGGGGAAGCCTCGGACCATCAAAGTGCACATTCTTCTCTCCTTGACAGCCCTGGCTTCGCCAATCTGACTCATTCCgctccaccatcatcatcattaatCGGGTACCAAATGGGGCTCCAATCACAACCGATTGCCCCGTTGCAGCAACCGAACCCAATCCAAAGCTGCGGTCGCCAACAGCAAATGACTGAATCGGGTCAATGCCGATCGTATGCTCATGAGCCATTCGTTGGGTTCACCTCGCCAATGAATAACAGCACACACCCTCCTCATGATCAAACGTATTTAGTGCAGGATATCTTTGACGATCTTGGCTTTTGGGAAGACGGTGCCTTTCTTGACAGCTACATCCATGACATCGGCGCCATGTAG
- the LOC115745199 gene encoding two-component response regulator ARR14-like isoform X1 translates to MEGVTHNENSNVLSEDGDQFPKGLRVLVVDDDVTCLHLLEKMLQHCSYQATKCQRGEDALSMIRERKGWFDIVLTDVHMPGIDGLQLLAEIANMGVTLPVVLFSSDAEKDTVLKGVNSGACDFLVKPIQISTLKILWQHVLRSNRRSSNNSIKGLETLHALTTSSSIDTRALAENEEEENSKSLKRSSEDEADHGQSQSPAKKPRMVWTPELNQMFIMAVNSLSNDDAKPKKILQIMRKMAGVPHLTRQNVSSHLQVRVLNSTSLRKINSKLGKQTYQCFNNSICSLNLQRDMLIKSRFLIVQKYRTSSKKIGEASDHQSAHSSLLDSPGFANLTHSAPPSSSLIGYQMGLQSQPIAPLQQPNPIQSCGRQQQMTESGQCRSYAHEPFVGFTSPMNNSTHPPHDQTYLVQDIFDDLGFWEDGAFLDSYIHDIGAM, encoded by the exons ATGGAAGGGGTGACCCACAACGAGAATAGTAATGTTTTGAGTGAGGATGGTGATCAATTCCCAAAGGGTTTAAGGGTTCTTGTGGTTGACGACGACGTCACCTGTCTCCACCTTCTGGAGAAGATGCTTCAACATTGCTCGTACCAAG CGACCAAGTGCCAGCGAGGAGAGGATGCGTTGTCCATGATTCGAGAGAGGAAGGGCTGGTTCGATATTGTCTTGACGGATGTTCACATGCCTGGCATTGATGGACTTCAGCTCCTCGCCGAGATTGCTAACATGGGGGTAACCTTGCCTGTAGTCT TGTTTTCAAGCGATGCTGAAAAGGACACTGTCCTGAAAGGAGTGAACAGCGGGGCTTGCGACTTTCTAGTGAAGCCAATTCAAATCAGCACCCTCAAGATCCTATGGCAACATGTGCTACGGAGCAACCGAAGGTCAAGCAACAATtctattaaaggattggagacgcTGCACGCCCTGACCACATCTTCATCTATCGACACCCGTGCTCTGGCAGAgaatgaggaagaagagaattCTAAAAGCTTGAAAAGGAGCAGCGAAGATGAAGCCGATCATGGCCAGAGCCAAAGCCCAGCGAAGAAACCCCGCATGGTATGGACACCTGAGCTGAACCAGATGTTCATCATGGCCGTCAACAGTCTCAGTAACGATG ATGCCAAACCCAAGAAGATATTGCAGATTATGAGGAAAATGGCTGGTGTTCCTCATCTCACTCGGCAAAATGTCTCCAGCCACCTTCAGGTAAGAGTCCTTAATTCAACCTCACTCAGAAAGATCAACAGCAAATTGGGAAAACAGACATACCAGTGCTTTAACAATAGTATTTGTTCCTTGAACTTGCAGCGAGACATGCTAATTAAATCGAGATTCTTGATTGTGCAGAAATACCGCACGAGCTCTAAGAAGATAGGGGAAGCCTCGGACCATCAAAGTGCACATTCTTCTCTCCTTGACAGCCCTGGCTTCGCCAATCTGACTCATTCCgctccaccatcatcatcattaatCGGGTACCAAATGGGGCTCCAATCACAACCGATTGCCCCGTTGCAGCAACCGAACCCAATCCAAAGCTGCGGTCGCCAACAGCAAATGACTGAATCGGGTCAATGCCGATCGTATGCTCATGAGCCATTCGTTGGGTTCACCTCGCCAATGAATAACAGCACACACCCTCCTCATGATCAAACGTATTTAGTGCAGGATATCTTTGACGATCTTGGCTTTTGGGAAGACGGTGCCTTTCTTGACAGCTACATCCATGACATCGGCGCCATGTAG